The Virgibacillus sp. MSP4-1 genome has a segment encoding these proteins:
- a CDS encoding NAD(P)/FAD-dependent oxidoreductase gives MASITASKNGAKTLLIDKGNKLGRKLAISGGGRCNVTNRLPESELIEHIPGNGRFLYSAFSIFNNESIIEFFENLGVKLKEEDKGRMFPVSNSAKQVVEVLINELNRLNVEVKMNTPVDTINYGEHTHQIDLKNGKGIETKAVILAAGGKSVPRTGSTGDGYAWAQQAGHTITDLYPTEVPLTSNEKFIRDRTLQGLSLRDINITVHNPKGKAIKTHRWDILFTHQGISGPAALRLSQFVVKALKKFKTEAVNVTIDCFPDQNEEEIFQKLTKLAKDSPKKAIKNVWSGLIPERYFYFLLSRTDIDPAQTYSHLVKTEVRKMAQLLKAFPVKVNGTLSIEKAFITGGGVSLKEVVPNEMASKKMHGLYFCGEILDIHGYTGGFNITAAFSTGHVAGKSAAEYTQYMQV, from the coding sequence ATGGCGTCCATCACTGCAAGTAAAAACGGAGCGAAAACATTACTTATTGATAAAGGAAATAAATTAGGAAGAAAGCTTGCTATTTCAGGCGGTGGGAGATGTAATGTAACCAACCGACTGCCCGAATCCGAATTAATTGAACATATTCCCGGTAACGGTCGCTTTTTGTACAGTGCCTTCTCAATTTTTAATAACGAAAGTATTATTGAGTTTTTTGAAAATCTGGGCGTCAAATTAAAGGAAGAGGATAAAGGAAGAATGTTTCCTGTCAGCAATTCCGCAAAGCAGGTAGTAGAAGTTCTGATTAATGAATTGAACAGGCTTAATGTTGAAGTGAAAATGAACACCCCTGTGGATACCATTAACTACGGAGAACATACCCATCAAATTGATCTCAAAAACGGTAAGGGGATTGAAACAAAGGCTGTTATTCTTGCTGCAGGGGGAAAATCCGTACCAAGAACCGGAAGCACTGGAGATGGCTATGCATGGGCACAACAAGCTGGCCACACCATTACAGACCTTTATCCAACTGAGGTCCCGCTCACTTCCAATGAAAAATTTATAAGGGACCGAACACTGCAGGGTCTGTCATTACGTGATATTAATATCACTGTACACAATCCTAAGGGAAAAGCCATTAAAACACATCGTTGGGATATTCTTTTTACCCATCAGGGAATATCCGGCCCCGCTGCCCTCAGACTAAGTCAATTTGTGGTAAAGGCATTAAAAAAATTCAAAACGGAAGCTGTCAATGTAACCATAGATTGTTTTCCGGATCAGAATGAGGAGGAAATTTTTCAAAAGCTCACAAAGCTTGCTAAAGATTCACCAAAAAAGGCCATTAAAAACGTCTGGAGTGGACTGATACCTGAACGCTACTTCTACTTTCTTTTATCCAGAACCGATATTGATCCGGCACAAACTTACAGTCACCTGGTAAAAACAGAGGTACGTAAAATGGCCCAGCTTCTAAAAGCATTCCCTGTCAAAGTAAACGGAACCCTTTCCATTGAAAAGGCGTTTATCACTGGTGGTGGGGTTTCATTAAAAGAAGTCGTTCCAAATGAAATGGCGTCGAAAAAAATGCATGGCCTTTATTTTTGCGGTGAAATTCTCGATATTCATGGCTATACAGGTGGATTTAACATCACTGCGGCCTTTTCAACCGGTCATGTAGCAGGAAAAAGTGCAGCTGAATACACTCAATATATGCAGGTTTAG
- a CDS encoding hemolysin III family protein → MAGTHTFSKGEEAANSITHAIGILFSVVALVLLIVYSSMYGSVWHVVSFTIFGSTMLLMYTSSTLLHAFPEGTKVKDLFEIFDHSSIYIFIAGTYTPYMFTAVPGWLGWTIFGIVWGMAIGGTVFKSFFVKRFLFTSTGLYVLMGWLIVLAWRPLMDNLDSNGLSFLVIGGLLYTLGSVFYVWRGFKYHHAVWHLFVIAGSVMHFFSVLTLL, encoded by the coding sequence TTGGCAGGCACACACACGTTCAGTAAAGGCGAGGAAGCTGCAAACTCAATTACACATGCTATAGGGATTCTTTTTAGTGTGGTGGCATTAGTATTATTGATTGTCTATTCTTCAATGTATGGATCCGTCTGGCATGTCGTAAGTTTTACTATATTTGGATCTACAATGCTTCTTATGTATACATCCTCAACTCTATTGCATGCATTTCCAGAAGGCACTAAGGTTAAAGATCTTTTTGAAATCTTTGATCACTCATCCATCTACATTTTTATTGCAGGGACTTACACTCCATATATGTTTACAGCAGTTCCCGGCTGGCTGGGATGGACAATCTTTGGAATTGTGTGGGGAATGGCCATTGGCGGAACCGTCTTTAAATCCTTTTTCGTCAAAAGATTTTTATTCACATCAACGGGGTTATACGTTTTAATGGGCTGGCTTATTGTTTTGGCCTGGAGACCACTAATGGATAATCTGGATTCAAATGGTTTAAGCTTCTTAGTTATAGGTGGACTACTATATACATTAGGGTCTGTTTTCTACGTTTGGAGAGGATTCAAATATCATCATGCAGTATGGCATCTTTTTGTTATTGCCGGTAGTGTGATGCACTTTTTTAGTGTTTTGACCCTTTTGTAA